TCAAAAGAATAATCAAAGCAATTGTTTTTAATATGACTATTTTCTTAATCTCACTGTCAGTTCTAAAGCTATTGGTAGAAAGGTAAATGGGCAATGCTTCTACCAAAATTCCAGTcacaagtttctttttagaataggTTGGAACACAGAAagcactggggttttttttttactattcatgttttcCCTCACAGAGCTATATAAACAGAATTATTGTCCATTTGCCTTTTAAGCTATTTCAGGATAAGCAGATCACATTCAGTCCATTACTTTTGGGTCATGTACTGGTGACACCTTTGCAATAGCAAGTgtgaaaaacaaagcatttttgTTAAAAAGACTTGCCACCTCCACTCGTTTGTAGATATGATTCATGAGCATAGGGGTAAACATTAATCAGAAGTGACATACAAATTTGTTGTAGCTGTAATGAAAACTGTCCAATTACTGTTTGCTCTCAATAGCTGAAAGGTAAGTGTTCTATCTTTACAATACACAACACATGTACTCAACTGGGGGTAGAAAGAGCAGTTTCTAGATCAGGATGGTCAGCCGCCAgcacaaaagtgggggggggcgacCTGGCATACAATCTGGTCTACATACAAATGATAAACTTTAGGTGTGTGTAAGTGAAGAGGAACTATTCAAGCAATGAATGAAATTGTTTAAGTTTGGAGATTAACAATGGTGAAAACCCAGAGTTTCCTCATTCTAACTGAAAGAGTGAAGGTGGTGAAAGGACCACTTGCCTTGTAGCACATCATTAATCACAAGGGATATTCATAAACTAAAATGAAATTCTCCATTCTTCCGAAAGCAGGAAATAGGAGGGAAAGGAAACAAATAACTGACTCCTAACTTTGTTCTGAGATGCATGCAGTTTCTACTCAAAAGAAAAAACTATTCATGATACCTGAGAGATAACTTGTTTTTAGAGAGACAGAGTTCCCAAAGGTGGCAATATGATCACCTTGCTTATGAAGGATAGCAATTCTTGAGTGTCTACCGTCAATGCAAAAGGGAGGTATATCAATTTATCATGCAGATTTACACAAAAGTTCAACAGTGGTCCTTCATTATCGTTAGCAAAATATTTACTGCCATTTAAATACAGGAATAATGAACTTTTCTTTCCAAGGTGTTCCATTCTAACTGCAAGAATGGAAGTGGGGGCTCATTTCTTCAGGGCAACAGTATCTGGCAATTACATgttatcacttttttaaaaagttcatacTTACTGTTTTGTACttaagctgggttttttttaagagcccAATTCTGTCCTGAAatgtttccccccacacacacatttatgaAAGCCAACTAGAGGCTATTCAAATATCCTCTTGTAACTGTTCTGTGAGAACCACCCAACTACTGTAGAGTGTTTAAATGCTGGTGAATTTCAAAGTCATTTGCCAAATCATTAAAATCTTTGTTGAAAACCTATCCCACCAAGCACAAGTGGTGACAGAGTTGGCAGCTGTGGAAGCTCCAACACACCTGGTTCACCAACACTggaaactaggaatgtgcacgaactggtttggccatCTATTCACagactgccgaaccagtttgaaagacCAGAGTTTGAGCCGGTTCAGAGGCGGGGAgagggttgctttaaggcacagggagggtgtccttacctcttccgccgtttcccccaccagcgctgctgTCAAAATCACTGGTGCGGGGCAATTGTATACCCTGTATACAAATCTTGTCACCCCAATcagtgtaatactggaagtggctggagtGCATGTGTGCGTCACGCACGTGCAGCTTCTGGTATTACGGTGACTGGGACAACAGgagggtatacagccgccccATGCCAGCAATTTTGACAGCAGCGCCGGCAGGGAAAATGAGGCaagggaggtaaggacaccctcccccgtgccttaaagcaaccccccatcctcccaggagtgcacggaaccagttccatgcatattcCTACTGAGAACATGCAGCAGAAGCTGCCGCCGCCACATCCACCACCTGCCTTCTTTCTCTGGGTGGCCTTTCTCTGGGTGACCTGAGGATTGGGCCAACTTCCATCCTCCACACACAGGAAGAGGACAGAGAGCAGTGGTTACTCCTTGCCATTACACTCACCAGCCCACCTATGTGGGGGTGAGCAAGTGAGGACAGCAGCAAGGAGAAGGATCTGCTGCAACTTGCTTGTGCTCTTTTTCCTACTGGGTGGGTGACTGCCATGGCAGTAAAGAACAGTCCCTGCTTGTACTCTTCGAGTGACACATAGGAGGGGTGTCCCACTGGAGGActgttcattcacacacacacacacacacacacacacacacacacacacacacacacacacaccaaactccCAAACTGTCATTAAGCAACATgatttgaaaattattttaaattgtcttGGAAAATGCATTCTAAAAAGGGCAGAAAAGTTATAAAAATTAATCAGCCTGCTTAACCTATATTAATTGTTAACAGCTGACCTTTTGCCCTTTTTCTGTAttggaaaaaacaaaataaaacagatatataCTTTATTTTTCAagctgtgtttttttgtttttgttttttgatatGCAATGGCTGTGGTTTGCACAAAATATGTAGCATGTTTCTTATTcaaaaacagaaaggaaatgtaCCAAGCAACGACTGAATGGGTCAAAATCTCGGAGACTTTCCAAGTACAACAGCTTTACAAAAATCTTTGTGCAGCAATCCAACATTCCTTTTCCCTTCAATGTGTGACACAAGTTAGGAAAGTTTCACAGTTAGGCTCCTCCTTAAATACTCCAATTTCATAGTAAGATATTAAATACACCCTTGATGACAGAAGCAGTCTTTGCACCATTCTGAGCTTATTAATGAAGTGTTGTTCTTAATAACAGCACAAGTGAATATGGTGCTGGAAAGTCAGGAACTTACAGTCAATACCTACAACACAGGTGCATTTTTGCTGTAAGTTGGTGCCAAGGCATCTTTATCATAATGTGGTCATAAACTATGTTGAGAAGATCAGGTAGTAATCAACTCTGCCCAGAAGAGTGCAGTGGCTGTGATATACAATGATACATTCATGTCCATGTGGCATGTGGTTCCAAATGTGAACCTTAATTTTCAAAGATAAAGATCAGAGGGCAAAGCCCAGCACATCTCCCATTAAAGTTTCTAATCTAACCTATGCTGGAAATTGTATACAATTTataactttcagtttcatggttcTAGTTTCTAGTTGTCACAGCAAAATAACCCAAAGTAAGGCTAGGTTAGTTATAGGACACTTAAGTACTGTAGCTCTCTTCACTGTGAAGAGAAAATGCCCACCCTAGACTCTATTGTCAGTGGACCAAAACCCATGCTTTTAATTCTAAAAGAAGAGATAAATGTGAAAGGAGGAGGGTCACATGCAAATAGATTTGGTGCTTAGCAAGAAAAAAAAGTTAGAATGTGCCATCTGAAAAATTAGCAATAATAGTGTTGCTAACAGAAACATGGCATTATGAAATTAGGACCGATCCAACAAGTTCAGAGAAGTTAAATAAAAGAATTAGacatgctgcttctttttttaaaagggtgcacttttttaaaaagggtacaTGTTGTTCTAAGACAGATTTGTTTTATGCTAACCACCCAAATTGGTTATTGTTCCATGAAGACCACTGAAAATCTTGCCCAAAGCACTCTTAAAAAAGACACACTTGTTCTTCTAAATAATGGCTTGCTTTCATATTCTGAAGGGAGAACACTGTATGATATTGTTAAGGTCATAGTCTGAGGCTGCAGATATTTGACAGAGGGGAGATTTCTAAGTCTTATCAACTAGAACAAGTGACCCATTAGTCTGACACACAGGTGCTGCTAATACAGTGTCAGATGAATGAGCATGAAAGGTATAACTGAAGCAAAAGCATAACTTCTCTGGCAAGGAAGATATAGAGAGCCTACAAGAGAAATAATTTTTTTGGGACATATGCTGCTTTTTACAAACCAATTGAACCTACTTCTTTTTGCAAGCTTCCCATCTTTAATAAGATGTCCAAATATCTGAGGATTTGGGGAATAGTAACACAGATGTATGTGCAAGGAATGATTCCCCAAAATGAACTGAAAAGCTTTAATGGTGCAATGGTGGGGGGGAATCAAGTGATTAAACAGATCCAGGAACTACAGTATCTTCACCTGCCAAGAAGTCTTTTCTATCCTTTCTCCAATCTCTTTCTAGAAGGACAGAGAGATGTAGAATAAGATTATATATTTGAGTCTGTTATGAGAGCAAATATATGTCAGTGGAAAGAAAGTTGTACACCCTTACCTTAGAGAAGTGCACAACACTCCTGTGCTTTTCTCCTGAAATTTGTTGCATAGCTATTGCTATGAGTCAAAGGGATTTAAAATCACTATTTTAAGTGAAAGTATTAGAGGCTACTTTCACTATTTTAAGTGAAAGAGAACATACTAAATGGCAGAGGTCACGTGCCTTTTTGCTGCTCAGGATGGTGCTCTTCCAATCATTAGCTTTTCACTAGACACAACAGTGCACAGTAACTTGGTAGGTCCATTTTCTGGTGCCAGGAAATATGACAAGTTTTCTTGCAGCCAGTTAACTTTACAGTATACAAGCTATTCTTATAACATAGACATTTGCTAAATTATTGCCTAATTTTTTCAGAAGGCAGTGTTTACCATACTGAGGACAGTAGTGGCAAACCACTATTTGCTGTTAACTTGGAATGTACCAAAACTAGTTTTAAAACCTGAATTAGTGATCAAACATACAATTATCATAATGTGCCTCAATCTCTACAGATATCACAGCACATGAGATAGACCACAGCAGCTATACTGATGGGCTGATCTGTAAGTGATGCTGATTACATGAAAAACTTCAATTTGGTTTAatccttttaaaagtgctttctCCCTTCATGGACCAATGCTTCACTTACAGTTCAAAGCACTATTTTTAGCTTTATTTTGTGTAGCCTACAGGCTTGCTCTCTCAAATACATTTTTTCCATTTTCTTTGCTAAGAGTTCCTTCCTGTGGTGCTAAGAAATACTAAAATTGGGCAAAGTCACCAGGGGCAGTTTATGAATGAGTGTATGTGTTCACATGTGTGCTCTCCCCCACACTCCCAAAGCTCCATCACAGATGGAATTTTTGCTGGTCATTGCTTGGAACCAATCCATTAGCAGGGGAGAATGAAAACCATGAAAGTTCCCACATgacagaagagcaggaagaggaaaggagagacaTACAGGCAAAGTCAATTCTCCACTGGTGTGGGGTTTGTTAAGGGCTGGCTCACAATGACTTGCACCACATAGTCCCTCGGTATTTTCAGCTCCTCCAGTTTCATTTTATCTGCCAGTGGCCTCCCTGAAAAAAACCACCGCTGACTGCTGGGCTCCACACCCTCCACTGTGTGCAGTCTTCTCTTCATGTGATATACAGTGTCCATACTGCGAACCACAAGTCTGAGGTCTTTGCCTGTTGAGAGGCGTAAACGAAGCTGGCACTCATGACCAGAGTTGGGTGGTGGATCAGGAATATCCAGAGTCTCGAGGTCACCCTTCTCTTCTATCATGTTGATAGGAGGGGCCAGGCAGTAGACAGGAAGCTGATATCTGTTTCCCAGTTCGTCATAGCACTCAGTAAGAGCACCTtcagaagagagggggaaagaaatcgGAATAAGTGACAcagttttgatttaaatcactccTTGAAGATTTCATCTTTGATTCAGACACCACTTGCCCTTGGGCTCCAATGCAGTCCGTACTTGCTACTTCCTACTCCCAGctatttttaaagtattgttaGTGTGCATCTAAACCACTCcaggtgcctttttttttttacttttgaaCTTTGAGAGAAAaggaacaaaaatgaaaaataaaagttaTTTACGAATGAGTTTTTTTAGCAGTGTTATTTACCATCTACCAACTTACCAATGAGCAGTTATGAGTGataaatgttttacctttgtACCCATGCTTTCTGTTTAACTCTCATCGGGATTTGGGGGTACATTTCTATCCCCAGCTGCATGAAGGAGCATAAACAAGCAAACTACTGCACTCCCAGCAATGCTTGTTGTCATACTCTTACCTGCACTTTGGTAcatgatatatccacaagtatggccccaTACCAGTTATGaaatttatgttattaataaaaaatatgacacagggtagaaaaccaccccaaaatgaatggactcCTTATGGtagggtggtttctatcccattcccatattCTGGTGACTGGGAGAAAACACAACCCcagaacactgttccctctaaggcgtgcacaaaTGTGCACACTcataagtttttggatgtccgctcagttcaatttagatgctgctcaggttgaatcaggaaggccccattctgaatgcaggtgcgcgcacactgccttgatactgccatccagaacaaaactcattccgcacacagatgaaaaaaattagagggaccactgccccaTGATTTTTTCTATCGTGTGGTAGTTTCTATACCATtcctatatttttatttatttattacacttatatcccgctcttcttccaaggagctcaaagcagtgtacatagttattttaAGTCATTTGGGATTGGAGACACCctatttctctttggaaacttcaattttGTTTCCCCTTGCAAGCTCAATTGACCTTGAAAAATGATTGTGTTTGAAAAATAGACTGAGGCATGACATAGTTCTGTACTCCTGAGTTAGGGTAGATGAAAACAACCCCTGCCTCAATGTCAGACCTGATGTTTAGAACAAGTACATCATTCAGATGCATCTGACTTTGCAGAATCAAGGATTTTAGCCActagaacaaagccaaaaggataacagcagcagcaaccacaacattCACATCACCAGTGGATCAACCAACCACAGCAGGTCACTGGTCTTTTCCTGTTTCTCCTAGTGGAATAAAGCTCCAGAACGGGTGGAGGCATGGAGCTAAAGTCCAGGTTGAGAGAACAAGAAGGTGTAGAGGTGGGATGTGCAGCACTGAGTggtctgctgaacctcactcacctgccaggGACGATATTGAGATAATGGattacatgacaagcagaaagAAGATGGTCTGCAACAGCACAACCAGTCCATCACTGGCCAAATACAGACATCATATGTGGACACATAGGAGCAGCATGTGAAACAATCAGAAACATTGTCAGACCCTCACATTGCACCTTCTGTCTGTCTCACCCAGAAAGGCGGAAGCAACATCAGAAGATGTAGGATACAGGGTCCTGAAATGCCACTTGGGCCTACCCTGAAGCAAGGCAAGGCCTGGACAGAGTGAGTGGTGATTTTTATTCCTAATTTTCCCCAGTAGCCAGATTTTAGCTATGGGTTTATTGGGTCCTGACCAGCTGTTTCCCCACTGCCCAGAAAGTGAAACCCGcaccagaaatcaaattaacatttCATTTGAGTCACGAAAGAATAAGGTAGAAGAAGCAAATCTCAAGAGGTTTAAACATATTAAGGAATTCAGCAGGCATCTCATCAAATATGTTGAATCAGTCTGCAAAGCAGTCTCAACAATACGAAAGGAAACTGATTCAACATATTTAGAGAGATGCCTATTGAATTCCTTAATGTGATTAAACTTCTTAAGATTTGCCCCTTCTCTCTTATTCTTTTGTAATTCaaaatgttaatttgatttctggagTGTGTGCTTCACTTTATGGACAGTGGACAAACAGCTGGTCAGGACCCAATAAACCCATAGCTAAAATCTGGCTACTgggggaaattattattttttttgcattaaatttttattgattttaacaatatcttaaacatctcattacattaaattaaacaaaaattgacttccagctcaccaatctgcgcgaatcactaactatacaattaacccttgctataataattcaaaacatataacctatatcttaccaaacttgattttag
Above is a window of Hemicordylus capensis ecotype Gifberg chromosome 2, rHemCap1.1.pri, whole genome shotgun sequence DNA encoding:
- the UBTD2 gene encoding ubiquitin domain-containing protein 2 isoform X2, with protein sequence MTDGQLRSKRDEFWDTAPAFEGRKEIWDALKAAAHAFENNDHELAQAIIDGANITLPHGALTECYDELGNRYQLPVYCLAPPINMIEEKGDLETLDIPDPPPNSGHECQLRLRLSTGKDLRLVVRSMDTVYHMKRRLHTVEGVEPSSQRWFFSGRPLADKMKLEELKIPRDYVVQVIVSQPLTNPTPVEN
- the UBTD2 gene encoding ubiquitin domain-containing protein 2 isoform X1; translated protein: MGGCVGSHHDSSGSLNENSDGTGVALGRNQPLKKEKPKWKSDYPMTDGQLRSKRDEFWDTAPAFEGRKEIWDALKAAAHAFENNDHELAQAIIDGANITLPHGALTECYDELGNRYQLPVYCLAPPINMIEEKGDLETLDIPDPPPNSGHECQLRLRLSTGKDLRLVVRSMDTVYHMKRRLHTVEGVEPSSQRWFFSGRPLADKMKLEELKIPRDYVVQVIVSQPLTNPTPVEN